From the genome of Fundidesulfovibrio magnetotacticus:
GTACAGGCTGCCCAGGTAGACGAAGACGCCCAGGAAGGCCACGTAGAAGAAGCAATACGTCAGCGTCTGGTTCAGGAGCCTGCCCTCCGAGCCCACGAGGCCCGTGGCTGCCGTCGCCACGGCGATGGACTGGGGAGAGATCATCTTTCCGCCCGTGGCTCCGGCCGTGTTGGCCGCCGCCAGCCAGTAAGGGTCGATGCCCGTCTTGGAGGCCACTTCCACCTGGAGTTTGCCGAAGAGGACGTTGGCAGACGTGTCGCTGCCGGTCACGAAGGTTCCCAGGGCGCCGATGAGCGGGGAGATGAGGGAGAAGTACTGCCCCGTGGTTTTGACGAGCACCACGGCAATGGCCGAGATCATGCCGCTGTAGGCCATCACCTTGGACATGGACACGATGCACAGCACGGTGGCGGCCGAGAGGCTCAGTTTCTTCACCGTGTAGCCGAAGACCCTGGCGATTTCCCCAGGCCTCGCGCCCTGGATCAGGCCCCCGACCAGCGTGGCCAGGACGATCAGGGTGCCGGGCGTGGCGATCCACTTGAACACGAAGGGCGCGGCGTCCTTGCCCTGGTAGATGAAGACAGACGTCTTGATCGTGGAGAGTGCCGCGTGGACGGGCGCGACGACGGGGCTTGTGCCCACGATGAACACCAGGACCAGGATGTACGGAAGCCAGGCCAGGATGCCCTGTTTGAGGCCGATGCGCGCCCGGTCGTCGGACTCGGCGCGCTGTTCCTTGTAGAAGAGCTTGGCGATGAGGATGGTCACGGCCATGCTGCAGATGCTGCCCGCCAGGGCAGGCAGTTCCGCGCCCAGGTATTTGGCGCACAGGAGTTCCGGCACGGCGAAGGCCGCCCCCGAAGCCAGGGAGATGCCCATCACGCCCTTGAGACCCTTGAAGCTGCGGGTGGTGAGCACCACCAGCAGCGACGGGATGACGACGATGAAGAGCGTCAGTTGCAGGGCGATCTGGTAGCTCAGGACGTTCACGTCCAGGTTTGCGATCTGGGCCAGCGTCAGCACCGGGATTCCGATGGCTCCGAAGGCGGTGGGCACCGTGTTGGCCGTCAGGCAGATGAGGGCCGCGAAAAGCGGCGGGCAGCCAAGGGCGGCCAGGATGCTGGCCGGGATGGCCACGGCCGTGCCGTAGCCGGCCACGGCTTCCAGGAAGCCGCCGAAGCCCCAGGCCAGAATCAGCACCTGGATGCGCCTGTCGGTGGTGATGTCGGCAAGCATGGTCTTGATGGTGTCCATGCTCCGGGTGTGCAGGGCCATGTTGTAGGTGAAGATCGCCGCGACGATGACGATCATGATGGGCCACAGGCCCAGGGCCACGCCTTCAAGCGCGGCGGAGGAGACCAGCAGCAGCGGCATCTTGAACACGAAGAAGGCCAGCAGGGCGGTCGCCGCCAGGCCGATGGCCGTGGCCTTCTGGGCGGGCATCTTCAGCACGCCCAGGGAGACCATGAGCCAGGCAATGGGGATCAGCGCCATGGCGAAGAGGTAGTATGTGCGGGAGGCGCTTTCGTTGTACTCGCCGCAGCCTATCCAGAGGGTGTCGTCCACCTTCACGACGTAGGACGTCTTCTCCCTGCCTTGCCATTCATAGTCGTACCAGCCGCCTCCCTTCTTGACCACGGCGATCATGTCCTTGATGAATTCCTTGCCGTCTGCGTCTTTCATGTCGAGAAGGTTCTTGCCGACAAGGGATGGATGCGTGGTCAGCGCCTTGTTCACGCCGTTGAAGTCGTAGGCGAAGATGTACAGGCTGCGATCCACGAACTGGCCGCGCGGATTGTTGAATTCAGCGATGGCCATTTCCTTTCCGTGCCTTTTGATGTAGGCAAGAGCCTTCTCCACCAGGGAGACCACTTCGCTTTTGTAGTCTCCGCTGCCGATCCAGAGGGTGTCGTCCACCTTCACGACATAAGAAAGCTTGTCGTGGCCTTCCCACTTGTATTCGTACCAGCCGCCCCCGCCCTGCGCGACCTTGATCAGGTCCCTGATCATGTCCTTGCCGTCGGCGTCCCGCATGTCGATGAGGTTCCTGCCCACAAGGGCGGGATTGGTGGCGAGGGCCTTGTTCACACCGAAGAAGTCGTAGGCGAAAACGTACAGGCCGTTTTTCACGAACGGGCCTTCCGGGTCGTTGAAGGCGGCCAGGGCCTTCTCCTTGCCGTTTTCCTTGATGTATGCGGCGGCCCGCTCCACCAGGGCGACAACTTCCTCCCGGTAGTCGGGGGCCTCCATGACTTCGGGAGCGGAGGGCGTCCGGGCCTCGTCCTGCGCGGACACCGGCGGGACGCATGCTATGAGCATCAGGAGCAGGAGGCAGGCGATACGGCACACGCCACGCGGCGCGCTGACGAGGCGATGCGGCCGGAAGCGGCGCTCCGGCATGCAGGAATCAACAGCAGCAAATCTCATGATCACAATCCTTTGCACGGTTATTGAGCCGCGCCGTGCGGACGCGGCCCGTCGCGAAACGATGGCCAGTCCGGCAGATCGCCGTATGCTCGGTTCTGCCGGGATCGGTCGGATGGCTTCCGGGACTCGGTGCGGGCGCTCGAAGAGGCGGATGGCACACGACCAGGCGGCTCCAGACCGTGGGGGCCGGTGCAAAGCAACAGGCATGCCAGCTTGACGTATTTGTAAATAACTCTTTATTTCGAGCGGATAGTCTGGTGGGGGGGCTTGCTGGGCTGTTCAGTCAACGCGAATGCGTACGGAAAACAGGACGGCGGACGCAGGGAGACGATGGCCAGCGGACGCATCCAGGCGACGCAACAGTCTGAAGGGAAGGATTGGAGCGGTTTACGCCGGTCCGGAAAAACAGAACTGTTCGCCTCGGGGCATCCCGCGGATTCTCTGGCGGCAAGTGCATCGCCAACGTAATATTTTACATTGCGAGCGATTTGGGGCGAGGCCCACTTGCCGCCCATGCCCGGCCGCCATGAAAAAGCCCCCGCGGGGCGGGGGCTTAAGGTGCTTCGGGCGTCTCAACGCCTAGGCTAGGGCCAGGCGCTCGCGGATCATGCGGGCGAGGTTCTCGGCGGTGAAGCCGTATTTTTCGGCCAGCAGGTCGGGAGGGGCCGAGTCGCCGAAGTGGTTCAGGCCAAGGACCGGGTTGCCCAGGCCCACGTACTTGTACCACAGCTCGGTGCGTCCGGCTTCCACGGCGGCGCGGCAGCAGCAGGAGGGCGGCAGCACCTCGTCCCTGTAGAGCTGGGGCTGCTCGTCGAAGAGCTCCATGCAGACCATGTTCACCACGCGCACCTTGCGCTCGGGGAGCAGGTCGGCGGCGGCCAGGGCCAGGGGCACTTCGGAGCCGGAGGCCAGGATGATCAGGTCGGGCTTGCCGCCGGGGGCGTCGCGCAGCACGTAGCCGCCCTTGGCCGCGCCGTCGAGCACGGCGGGGTAGGCGGCAGGGTCCATGACGGGCAGGTTCTGGCGCGAGAACATGAGGCAGGTTGGCCGGGAGGTCTGCTTGAGGGCCGTCTCCAGGCACAGGGCGGTCTCGTTGCCGTCGGCGGGGCGCATGACGAGCATGTTGGGGATCAGGCGCAGGGAGCAGATGTGCTCCACGGGCTGGTGGGTGGGACCGTCTTCGCCCAGGTGGAAGGAATCGTGGGTGAAGACGTGCAGCACGGGCAGGTGCTGGAGCGCGGACATGCGCAGGGCGTTGCGCTCGTAGTCGGCGAAGGTGAGGAAGGTGGCGCCGAAGGGCACGAGTCCGCCGTGCAGGGCGATGCCGTTGCAGATGGCGCCCATGGGGAACTCGCGCACGCCGAAGGCCAGGTTGCGCCCCAGGGGCTCGTGGGCGGAGAAGTTGCCCACGGCCTCGCGGAATTTCACGGTCATGTTGGAGGGGTCCAGGTCCGCCGAGCCGCCAACCAGGATGGGCAGGCTGTCCACGAGGGATTCCAGGCACTTGCCCCAGGCTGAGCGCGTGGCGATCTTGGAACCGGGCTCGAAGCGGGGCCAGGCGAAGGAGCGGTTGCCGGGGGCGCGCTTGGTGACGCGCCAGAGCTCCTGGAAGGCGGCGTCCTTTTCGAGCTTTTCCTCGAAGGCGCGGGTCCAGCGGGCGGCGGCGGCGCGCAGTTCGGCGTGGCGTACGCGGAAGTGCTCCAGCACGTCCTGGGGCATGTAGAAGAACTGGTCCTCGGGCAGGCCCATCTTCTTCTTGCTGGCGGCGATCTCGTCGGCGGGCAGGGGCGAGCCGTGGGTCTCGAAGTCGCCCTCACGGGTGGCGGTGCCTTTGGCGATGGTGGTGTGCCCGATGATCAGGCTGGGGCGCGAGGTTTCGGCCTGGGCCTGGCGGATGGCCTGGCGGATGGCGTCGTGGTCGTGCCCGTCGATCTCCAGCACGTGCCAGCCGAAGCCCTCGAACACCGTCTTGTAGTTGGTGGTGTCGCTGCGTTTGGTGGGGCCGGAGAGCTGGATGTGGTTTGAATCGTAGAACACGATGAGGCGGCCCAGGCCCCAGTGTCCGGCCAGGGCGGCGCTGCCCAGGCAGACGGGCTCCTGGAGGTCGCCGTCGGAGGAGAGGGCGTAGGTGAAGTGGCTGCACACGTCGTCGCCCAGGCGGGCGCGCAGCATGCATTCGGCCACGGCCATGCCCACGGACATGGAGAAGCCCTGGCCGAGGGGGCCGGTGGTGGCCTCCACGCCGGGGGTGACGTGCACCTCGGGGTGTCCCGGCGTGCGGGACTTCCACTGGCGGAAGGCCTTGAGATCGTCCACGGTGATGCGGCCCTGGAAGGCCAGCAGGGCGTAAAGCAGCATGGATTCGTGCCCGGCGGAGAGCACGAAGCGGTCGCGGTTGAACCATTGGGCGTCGTCGGGGGAGTGGTTCAGGAATTCCTTGTAAAGGATATAGGCGAAGTCCGCCGAGGACATGGGCCCCCCCGGGTGGCCGGAGTTGGCCTTGCGGGTGCCGTCCATGACGAGGCCCTTGATCACGTTGACCGCCATGCGGTCCATGTTGGGAGCGGACATGGGATGTTCCTTCTAGAGGTTGGAGTCGATGAGGTCGATGCGGCGCTGGTGGCGTCCGCCCTCGAAATCGGTGGTCAGGAACACGTGGGTGATGGCCTCGGCCAGCCCGGCCCCGATCCAGCGTTCGCCCAGGCAGAGGACGTTGGCGTCGTTGTGCATGCGGGTGGCGCGCGCGAGCCATTCGTTGGCGCACAGGGCGGCGCGGATGCCCTTGCGGCGGTTGGCCGCCATGGACATGCCCACGCCCGAGCCGCAGATGAGGATGCCCAGGCAGTCCTTTTCCAGCACGAGGTCGCAGAGTTTGAAGGCGTAGACCGGGTAGTCGCAGCTGGCCAAGGTGTCGGCGCCCACGTCCACGACCTCGCGGCCCATGCCCGTGATGAAGCGTTTGAGCTGCTCCTTGAGGGCGAAGCCCGCGTGGTCGGAACCGATGACGACGGTGGTGTTCATGGCGAATCCCCCGCTGCGCTGCGTTGCTGGTTGTTTCTAGATACGGTCGGAATGTGTCGTAATAACTACGCCGGACATGGTCCGGCGATACTTGAAACGTTGTCTACGGCAGGTCCGGCGGCCGGAAGTCGCCCGGTCGGTCCAGGGGGATGTGCTGGGCCTTGGGGGGCACGGCCAGATCCAGGGCTTGGGCCTCGGCGCGCTGGTCGGAGAGCTCCAGCCTCTTCACCCGCAGCACGGCCGTGAGGCCGCCGGGGGACGTGACCTTGATCAACCTGGGAAGGGGCCCGCCGCCGCTTTCGGGCGGCGCGTAGTCGCCCAGTTCCACGCTCCAGGGCTCCACGCCGCGCCCCGAGAGATGAATGGGATTGCCCTCGAAGTCAAGGGTGACGCTGCCCAGAGCCTGGGAGGCGGGCAGGGCGAATTCGTAGCCTTTGGGGGTCTTGCGGGCAGAGACGAAGGACGCTCCCGTGATCAGCGCGTGGCGTCCGGCGGTGAGGGCGGCCAGGTCCTTGAGGGTGAAGGGGAAGGGGATGCCCAGCTTTGCGAGGGCGGCCTTGGTGTCCCGGTGGGTGAACACCTGGTTGGAGAGGGGGTAGACGGCCATCCAGCCCAGTGAGTCCTCGCGCCAGAGGGCGAAGGTCTGGCCCATGCCGGTGGAGAGGTCCAGGCGCAGGGGGAGATTCAGGTCGCCCCGGAAGGTGGCCAGGAGCCGCGCGGATTTCTGGGGGGCCTGCAGGGAGAGGCTTGCCGAGAGCGCGAGGCTCTGGGCCGTTCCCGCCGGGGTGTTGACGAAGCCCTCCCAAAGGGCCTTGGCCTCGCCCGGCCCCGTGCCGCCCTTTGGGGCGCAGGCGGCCAGGCTGGCCAGGAGCAGCAACACGGGCGCGAGGCGCGCGATCACTTCAGGCTCTCCAGTTTCTTCTGGATTTCCGGCGCGTTGACGGCCTTCATTTCCAGGGCCTTGCTGTAGCCCTTCGCGGCTTCCTTGCGGTTGCCCATGGCCTTGGCGATGTCGCCGTAGTGCTCCCAGATGGCGGGGTCGTCCACGTTTCCCGCGACGGCGCGCTGGATGTCCTGCCAGGCGGCCTTGAGGTCCTTGCGCTTGAAGTGCACCCAGGCCAGGGAGTCGAGGTAGTAAGGGCTGGTGGGATTGGCCTGGAGGGCGCGGGTGACCAGCTCCAGGGCGCGGTCGAGGTCGCGCTCCTCTTCAGCGAGGCCGTAGCCCACGAAGTTGAGGGCGTCGGGGTTGGCGGGGTCCTTGAGGAGCACGTCTTCCATGATGCGCATGGCCTCGGCGCGCTGCTTGGATCGTTCCAGGGAAACGGCCAGGCGGTAGAGGGCCTCGGCGCTGTCGGGCCAGCGGGCGACGGCCTCGCGGTAGAGGGCCACGGTGCGTTCCAGGTTGCCCTGCTTGTCGTTCAGGACGGCTTCGAGGAACAAAAACTCGATGCGGTCCGGGAGGAGGCCGCGCGCTTCGGAGACGAGCGGGGCGGCCAGATCGAAACGTCCGGCGTCCAGGGCCAGCTGGATGCGCGTGGAAAGGGCCTTGTCGTAGAACTTGTGGGTCTTGGGGATCTGGGAGAGCAGGGCCAGGGCCTTGTCCAGGTCGCGTTCGCGCTCCACGGCCATCATGGCCTGGAGGAAGATCACGTCGGGGTTGCCGGGCTGATCCTGGGCGAGACGCTCCATGACCTTGGCCGCGCCCTCCTGGAAGCCTTCCTCCACGAAGAGGCTCATCACCTCGAAGAGGAAGGCGCGGTCCACAGGCGCCTTCTCCAGGAACTGGACGGCCTTGGCCTCGTTCTTCTGTTTGAGGGCCAGGCGGATGAGGCGCAGCCACAACTCGGGGCCGTCTTCGCCCAGGTCGAGGATGCGGCGGTAGGCCTCCTCGGCCTGCCGGAAGTCGTTGTTCTGCTCGTAGTAGAAGGCCAGTTCGGACCAGGCGGCAAGGAGGTTGGGGTCTTCGCGCAGGGCCTGGCGGAGCTTCTCCATGGCCTGCTTGCGCTTGCCGAGCCCGGAGAGGGCCTTGGACTCGTAGTAGGACATGGCCGGGGTGCGCCTGTCGCGCGGGACCTGGGCCAGGAAATCCAGCGCCTGCTGGAAGCGCCCTGCCTCCACGAGCACGGCGGCCAGTTCCTGCAGGCCGGACTGGTCCTTGGGGTGTTGGGAGAGGTAGTTGGCCAGCACCTGGGCGGCGTCGTCGAAGCGGCGCTGGAGCAGGTAGGAGTTGGCCAGGTAGAAGCGCAGGACCTTCTCATCTGGGAAGGCGGCGATGCCGTGCTCGAGCACTTCGCGGGTCTTGTCCTGTTCGCCCAGGCCCCAGTGGATGTTGGCCAGGTCGCGGTAGAGTTCGGGGGTCGGCGCCACGGCGATGAGCTTTTGCAGCACCTCGGCGGCCTGCCGGGCCTGCCCCTGGCGGGAGAGTTCCTGGTAGAGCAGGAAATAGTAGTCCGCCGAGGCGGGGGCGGTGAGGCCCCGGGCGCTCAGGTCCGCCGGGGCGGACTTTCGGGAGGCGCACGCGCCCAGCAGGGCGGCGCAGGCGGCGAGGAGTATCAGGGTCTGGATGGGCCTTTGCATGTATCATTCGTCCTTGCGGATCCACTCCGAGGAGAAGTCGCCGATGCGCTTGGTGAAGTGGTCGCGGATCTTGTCCAGGAGCCGGGTTTCGATCTGGCGGACCCGCTCGCGGGTGATGCCGTATTTCGCGCCGATCTCCCGCAGGGTCATGGGGGAGTCCGAGAGGATGCGCTGTTCCAGAAGGTCGCGCTCCTTGTCGGAGAGGGCGGGCATGATGGTCTGGAGGTGTTTTTCCACCAGTTCGGAGATTTCGTCCTTGGCCAGCATGTCCTCGATGCCCGGGGTGAGGGCGGGAAGGTAGTCCAGCCGGGTGGAGGTGGAGTCGTCGCCCAGGGAGATGTCCAGGGAGAGGTCGCCCCGGGCCATGCGCTGGTCCATCTCCAGCACGTCGGACTCGGAGACCTTGAGGTTCTTGGAGATGTTGGAGACCGACGGGTCGAACCCCAGGGAGGTGAGCCGCTGGCGCTCCTTGTTGAGGTTGTAGAAGAGGGTGCGCTGGGCCTGGGTGGTGCCGATCCTCACCAGACGCCAGTTGTCCATGATGTACTTGAGGATGTAGGCCTTGATCCAGTAGGCCGCGTAGTAGGAGAACTTGATGCCCTTCTCGGGGTCGTACTTCTTCACGGCGCGCATGAGACCCACGTTGCCTTCCTGGATGAGGTCGGCCACGTTCTGGGCCCAGCGGCGCTGGAAGTCCATGGCGATCTTCACCACCAGGCGCAGGTGGGAGGTGACCAGACGGAACGCGGCGCGCTGGTCGCCGTGGTCTCGCACCTGGCGGGCCAGTTCGAATTCTTCGTCGGGCGCGAGCAGCGGGAACTTGCTCACCTCGCGCAGGTAGACGTGCAGGTTGTCGCGCCCGGAGGCCAGCGCGGCCGAGAGCTTGGGCACGGGAAGGGCGGCAAGGCCCTCGTCGTCGCCGGAGCTGTCGGGGTCCGCCTCGGGGCTTTCGCCGGAGATTGCCTCGGAGCCGTCGGGCTCTTCTTCGGCCTCGGGCGCTTCCGGATTGTCGAGGAGGTTTTCCTCGGGAGAGTCTTTGTGGATGCTCATGATGCGTGTGTCCTTCGGCGCACAGCGCCCGAAGCATTCCTTCATACGCTTTTCATTTGCCGGATTCAACGTTTTTCAGTAGGACGCAAGGGCTTTCCAGCCAAGGAGGAATCGCGGTGACTCAGTTTCGCAAAGCCCTGGCGGGCAATTCCATCATCGTTTTCGACGGGGCCATGGGGACCCTTCTCCAGGCACGGGGGCTCCCCGCCGGAGCTTCTCCCGAACTCTGGGGACTGGCCAATCCCGACCCCGTGCGCCAGGTGCATGAAGACTACCTGCGCGCCGGCGCGCGCGTGGTGACCACCAACACCTTCGGCGGCACGCGCTTCAAGCTCCCGGCAGGGACCGACATCCGCGCCCTCAACGCCGGCCTGACGCGCGTGGCCCGGCAGGCCGCCGGGGAGAACGCCTTCGTGGCGGGCAGCGTGGGACCCACCGGACACTTCGTGGAGCCCCTGGGCACGCTCACCATGCGCGAACTGGTGGACGCCTTCGCCCGGCAGATCGAGGGCCTGGTGGATGGCGGCGCGGACCTGATCATCGCCGAGACCCATTTCGACCTGGCCGAGGCCAAGGCCATGGTCCTGGCCGCCCGCCAGGTCTGCGACCTGCCCGTGGCCGTGCTCATGACCTTCGAGCCCGGCGGATCGCTCACCGGCACCTCGCCCGCCACCTTCGCCGACACCATGCAGAACCTGGGCGTGGACCTTTTGGGCATCAACTGCGGCCTCGGCCCCGAGCAGATGCTCGACCTGGCCCGGGACTTCATGCCCCGCATCGACACGCCCTTCTTCATCAAGCCCAACGCGGGCCTGCCCAGGCTGGAGAACGGCGTCACGGTGTTCCCCATGGGGCCGGAGGCCTTCGGCGAGGCCATGGTCCCCTTCCTGGAGATGGGGGCCAAGTGCGTCTCGGGCTGCTGCGGCACCACGCCGGCGCACATCGCCGCCCTGGCCGCCAGGGCCGAGGGACGCGTCTGGACGAAGCCCCAGCCCGCCGAGGGACGTCCCCTCGTGCTCACTTCGCGCGCGCGTTCCGTGTCCATCGGCGTGGGGCTGCCCGCCGTGGTCATCGGAGAGCGCATCAACCCCACGGGCAAGAAGGCCCTCACGGCGGAACTTCAGGCCGGACAGTTCGGCGAGGCCCTGCGCCTGGCCGAAGAGCAGGTCCAGGCCGGGGCCGCGGTGCTGGACGTGAACGTGGGCGCGCCCATGGTGGACGAGGCGGCGCTCCTGCCTGGCCTGGCCAAGGAGCTCACCGCGCGCTTCCTGTGCCCCCTGTGCCTGGACTCCACCAACCCCAAGGCCATCGAGGAGGCCCTCTGGGCCGTGCCCGGCTCGGCCCTGGTGAACTCCATCAGCGGCGAACCCGGACGCATGGAGGAGCTTGGCCCCCTGTGCAAGCTCCACGGCGCGCCCTTCATCCTGCTGCCCCTGGCGGGCAAGAAGCTGCCCGTAACGGCCACGGAGCGCATCGCGGCCATCGAGGCCCTGCTCGTGAAGGCCGAGTCCCTGGGCATCCCCCGGCGGCTCATCCTGGTGGACGCCCTGGCGCTCACGGTGTCCTCCAAGCCCGAGGCCGCGCGCCACTGCCTGGAGACCATCCGGCACTGCGCCGCCGTGTGGGGGCTGCCCACCACGCTGGGGCTCTCCAACATCTCCTTCGGGCTGCCCGCGCGCGAACTCCTGAACGCCACCTTCCTCTCCATGTGCCTGGGCGCGGGCATGGCCGCGCACATCTCCAACCCCTCCACGCCGCTGCCGCGCGAGGTGGGGCTGGCCTCCGAGGTGCTCCTGGCGCGCGACCCCCAGGCCGGACGCTTCATCGAGAACCTCTCGGCCTGGAAGTACGGCGGCGGCGAAGGCCCCGCCGCACCCAAGGCCCAGGCCCGCGTCGTGACCACCCTGCGCGAGGCCGTGGTGGCCGGACGCCGCGAGGCCCTGCTGCCCATGGTGGAGGAGGCCCTGGCCCAGGGCCGCAAGGCCCAGGCCATCCTCTCCGAGGACCTGGTGCCCGGCATCATGGACGTGGGCGTGCTTTACGAGCGCAAGGAATACTTCCTGCCCCAGCTCCTGCTCTCGGCCGAGACCATGCAGGCCGGGTTCGACCGCCTGAAGCCCCTGCTGGAAGAGGGCCAGGAGGCCCAGGCCAGGCCGAAAATCGTCCTGGCCACCGTGGAAGGCGACATCCACGACATCGGCAAGAACATCGTGGGCCTCATGCTGCGCAACCACGGCTTCGAGGTGATCGACCTGGGCAAGGACGTGAGCGCCGAGCGCATCGTGGAGGCGGCCCGGGAGAGCGGAGCGCCCGTCATCGGGCTGTCCGCCCTCATGACCACCACCATGGTGCGCATGGAGGACACCGTGCGCCTGCTGCGCGAGCGCGGCATGTCCCAGAAGGTCATGGTGGGCGGGGCGGTGGTCACCGACGCCTTCGCCCGTTCCATCGGCGCCGACGGCCACGCGGCGGACGCCGTGGAGGCGGTGCGGCTCGTCAAACG
Proteins encoded in this window:
- a CDS encoding tetratricopeptide repeat protein, translated to MQRPIQTLILLAACAALLGACASRKSAPADLSARGLTAPASADYYFLLYQELSRQGQARQAAEVLQKLIAVAPTPELYRDLANIHWGLGEQDKTREVLEHGIAAFPDEKVLRFYLANSYLLQRRFDDAAQVLANYLSQHPKDQSGLQELAAVLVEAGRFQQALDFLAQVPRDRRTPAMSYYESKALSGLGKRKQAMEKLRQALREDPNLLAAWSELAFYYEQNNDFRQAEEAYRRILDLGEDGPELWLRLIRLALKQKNEAKAVQFLEKAPVDRAFLFEVMSLFVEEGFQEGAAKVMERLAQDQPGNPDVIFLQAMMAVERERDLDKALALLSQIPKTHKFYDKALSTRIQLALDAGRFDLAAPLVSEARGLLPDRIEFLFLEAVLNDKQGNLERTVALYREAVARWPDSAEALYRLAVSLERSKQRAEAMRIMEDVLLKDPANPDALNFVGYGLAEEERDLDRALELVTRALQANPTSPYYLDSLAWVHFKRKDLKAAWQDIQRAVAGNVDDPAIWEHYGDIAKAMGNRKEAAKGYSKALEMKAVNAPEIQKKLESLK
- a CDS encoding homocysteine S-methyltransferase family protein; this translates as MTQFRKALAGNSIIVFDGAMGTLLQARGLPAGASPELWGLANPDPVRQVHEDYLRAGARVVTTNTFGGTRFKLPAGTDIRALNAGLTRVARQAAGENAFVAGSVGPTGHFVEPLGTLTMRELVDAFARQIEGLVDGGADLIIAETHFDLAEAKAMVLAARQVCDLPVAVLMTFEPGGSLTGTSPATFADTMQNLGVDLLGINCGLGPEQMLDLARDFMPRIDTPFFIKPNAGLPRLENGVTVFPMGPEAFGEAMVPFLEMGAKCVSGCCGTTPAHIAALAARAEGRVWTKPQPAEGRPLVLTSRARSVSIGVGLPAVVIGERINPTGKKALTAELQAGQFGEALRLAEEQVQAGAAVLDVNVGAPMVDEAALLPGLAKELTARFLCPLCLDSTNPKAIEEALWAVPGSALVNSISGEPGRMEELGPLCKLHGAPFILLPLAGKKLPVTATERIAAIEALLVKAESLGIPRRLILVDALALTVSSKPEAARHCLETIRHCAAVWGLPTTLGLSNISFGLPARELLNATFLSMCLGAGMAAHISNPSTPLPREVGLASEVLLARDPQAGRFIENLSAWKYGGGEGPAAPKAQARVVTTLREAVVAGRREALLPMVEEALAQGRKAQAILSEDLVPGIMDVGVLYERKEYFLPQLLLSAETMQAGFDRLKPLLEEGQEAQARPKIVLATVEGDIHDIGKNIVGLMLRNHGFEVIDLGKDVSAERIVEAARESGAPVIGLSALMTTTMVRMEDTVRLLRERGMSQKVMVGGAVVTDAFARSIGADGHAADAVEAVRLVKRLMDA
- a CDS encoding sigma-70 family RNA polymerase sigma factor, with product MSIHKDSPEENLLDNPEAPEAEEEPDGSEAISGESPEADPDSSGDDEGLAALPVPKLSAALASGRDNLHVYLREVSKFPLLAPDEEFELARQVRDHGDQRAAFRLVTSHLRLVVKIAMDFQRRWAQNVADLIQEGNVGLMRAVKKYDPEKGIKFSYYAAYWIKAYILKYIMDNWRLVRIGTTQAQRTLFYNLNKERQRLTSLGFDPSVSNISKNLKVSESDVLEMDQRMARGDLSLDISLGDDSTSTRLDYLPALTPGIEDMLAKDEISELVEKHLQTIMPALSDKERDLLEQRILSDSPMTLREIGAKYGITRERVRQIETRLLDKIRDHFTKRIGDFSSEWIRKDE
- the rpiB gene encoding ribose 5-phosphate isomerase B → MNTTVVIGSDHAGFALKEQLKRFITGMGREVVDVGADTLASCDYPVYAFKLCDLVLEKDCLGILICGSGVGMSMAANRRKGIRAALCANEWLARATRMHNDANVLCLGERWIGAGLAEAITHVFLTTDFEGGRHQRRIDLIDSNL
- the tkt gene encoding transketolase gives rise to the protein MSAPNMDRMAVNVIKGLVMDGTRKANSGHPGGPMSSADFAYILYKEFLNHSPDDAQWFNRDRFVLSAGHESMLLYALLAFQGRITVDDLKAFRQWKSRTPGHPEVHVTPGVEATTGPLGQGFSMSVGMAVAECMLRARLGDDVCSHFTYALSSDGDLQEPVCLGSAALAGHWGLGRLIVFYDSNHIQLSGPTKRSDTTNYKTVFEGFGWHVLEIDGHDHDAIRQAIRQAQAETSRPSLIIGHTTIAKGTATREGDFETHGSPLPADEIAASKKKMGLPEDQFFYMPQDVLEHFRVRHAELRAAAARWTRAFEEKLEKDAAFQELWRVTKRAPGNRSFAWPRFEPGSKIATRSAWGKCLESLVDSLPILVGGSADLDPSNMTVKFREAVGNFSAHEPLGRNLAFGVREFPMGAICNGIALHGGLVPFGATFLTFADYERNALRMSALQHLPVLHVFTHDSFHLGEDGPTHQPVEHICSLRLIPNMLVMRPADGNETALCLETALKQTSRPTCLMFSRQNLPVMDPAAYPAVLDGAAKGGYVLRDAPGGKPDLIILASGSEVPLALAAADLLPERKVRVVNMVCMELFDEQPQLYRDEVLPPSCCCRAAVEAGRTELWYKYVGLGNPVLGLNHFGDSAPPDLLAEKYGFTAENLARMIRERLALA
- a CDS encoding lactate permease LctP family transporter produces the protein MRFAAVDSCMPERRFRPHRLVSAPRGVCRIACLLLLMLIACVPPVSAQDEARTPSAPEVMEAPDYREEVVALVERAAAYIKENGKEKALAAFNDPEGPFVKNGLYVFAYDFFGVNKALATNPALVGRNLIDMRDADGKDMIRDLIKVAQGGGGWYEYKWEGHDKLSYVVKVDDTLWIGSGDYKSEVVSLVEKALAYIKRHGKEMAIAEFNNPRGQFVDRSLYIFAYDFNGVNKALTTHPSLVGKNLLDMKDADGKEFIKDMIAVVKKGGGWYDYEWQGREKTSYVVKVDDTLWIGCGEYNESASRTYYLFAMALIPIAWLMVSLGVLKMPAQKATAIGLAATALLAFFVFKMPLLLVSSAALEGVALGLWPIMIVIVAAIFTYNMALHTRSMDTIKTMLADITTDRRIQVLILAWGFGGFLEAVAGYGTAVAIPASILAALGCPPLFAALICLTANTVPTAFGAIGIPVLTLAQIANLDVNVLSYQIALQLTLFIVVIPSLLVVLTTRSFKGLKGVMGISLASGAAFAVPELLCAKYLGAELPALAGSICSMAVTILIAKLFYKEQRAESDDRARIGLKQGILAWLPYILVLVFIVGTSPVVAPVHAALSTIKTSVFIYQGKDAAPFVFKWIATPGTLIVLATLVGGLIQGARPGEIARVFGYTVKKLSLSAATVLCIVSMSKVMAYSGMISAIAVVLVKTTGQYFSLISPLIGALGTFVTGSDTSANVLFGKLQVEVASKTGIDPYWLAAANTAGATGGKMISPQSIAVATAATGLVGSEGRLLNQTLTYCFFYVAFLGVFVYLGSLY